The Salvelinus alpinus chromosome 21, SLU_Salpinus.1, whole genome shotgun sequence genome has a segment encoding these proteins:
- the LOC139548577 gene encoding upstream stimulatory factor 1-like isoform X3 has product MKEILFPVDTVKMKGQQKSPDPDESSHVIEEGAVATADDPSAAIATIQSAATFSSEHPIKYLFKTEGAGGQVTYRVIQVSDGQLEAQSDGATAVSVLTGFPAATQPMTQAVFSQSEGLEGDGTETHYTYYPATIADTSPGTMVTSVVQASDTHLSQSTPTGQLYVMMSPQEVLTGANQRSIAPRTQPYNTKSEVPRTSRDDKRRAQHNEVERRRRDKINNWIVTLSKTIPDCNIDPTKSGQVSISNESKGGILSKACDYIQELRQNNLRLGDDLSTLERLRMDNQLLRQEVEDWKSKNQILRNQMRQNGIVGAATADPQ; this is encoded by the exons ATGAAGGAGATTCTCTTTCCAGTTGACACTGTGAAAATGAAGGG TCAACAGAAAAGCCCAGACCCGGATGAAAGTTCACATGTCATTGAAGAAG GTGCAGTGGCTACAGCTGATGACCCATCAGCTGCCATCGCCACCATTCAGTCTGCCGCCACCTTCTCCTCAGAGCATCCCATAAAGTATCTATTCAAGACGGAGGGAGCTGGGGGGCAG GTGACATACAGAGTCATCCAGGTGTCTGATGGACAGTTGGAGGCTCAAAGTGATGGAGCCACAGCAGTCAGTGTGCTCACTGGATTTCCTGCAGCCACACAGCCTATGACCCAG GCTGTGTTCTCTCAGTCCGAGGGGTTGGAAGGGGACGGCACTGAGACGCATTACACCTACTACCCTGCCACCATCGCTGATACTTCACCAGGCACTATGGTAACCAGCGTGGTGCAGGCATCTGATACGCATCTAAGTCAGAGCACTCCCACTG GGCAGTTGTATGTGATGATGTCCCCCCAGGAAGTGCTGACGGGAGCCAACCAGAGGTCCATTGCACCTCGCACACAACCTTACAACAC AAAATCAGAGGTCCCACGCACTTCTAGAGATGACAAAAGGCGAGCCCAGCACAACGAGG TTGAACGTAGACGCAGGGACAAGATCAACAACTGGATTGTCACGCTCTCAAAGACCATCCCAGACTGCAACATTGACCCTACCAAGTCAGGGCAGGTCAGTATCAGTAATGAG AGTAAAGGTGGGATCCTCTCCAAAGCCTGTGACTATATCCAGGAGCTTCGGCAGAACAACCTCAGACTAGGGGATGACCTAAGCACCCTGGAGAGGCTCAGAATGGACAACCAACTACTGAGGCAGGAG GTAGAAGACTGGAAATCCAAGAACCAGATTCTGAGGAACCAGATGCGACAGAATGGCATTGTTGGAGCAGCAACAGCAGACCCTCAGTGA
- the LOC139548577 gene encoding upstream stimulatory factor 1-like isoform X2, which yields MKEILFPVDTVKMKGQQKSPDPDESSHVIEEGAVATADDPSAAIATIQSAATFSSEHPIKYLFKTEGAGGQVGELYYPPAGQVTYRVIQVSDGQLEAQSDGATAVSVLTGFPAATQPMTQAVFSQSEGLEGDGTETHYTYYPATIADTSPGTMVTSVVQASDTHLSQSTPTGQLYVMMSPQEVLTGANQRSIAPRTQPYNTKSEVPRTSRDDKRRAQHNEVERRRRDKINNWIVTLSKTIPDCNIDPTKSGQSKGGILSKACDYIQELRQNNLRLGDDLSTLERLRMDNQLLRQEVEDWKSKNQILRNQMRQNGIVGAATADPQ from the exons ATGAAGGAGATTCTCTTTCCAGTTGACACTGTGAAAATGAAGGG TCAACAGAAAAGCCCAGACCCGGATGAAAGTTCACATGTCATTGAAGAAG GTGCAGTGGCTACAGCTGATGACCCATCAGCTGCCATCGCCACCATTCAGTCTGCCGCCACCTTCTCCTCAGAGCATCCCATAAAGTATCTATTCAAGACGGAGGGAGCTGGGGGGCAGGTAGGGGAGCTGTACTACCCTCCCGCTGGGCAG GTGACATACAGAGTCATCCAGGTGTCTGATGGACAGTTGGAGGCTCAAAGTGATGGAGCCACAGCAGTCAGTGTGCTCACTGGATTTCCTGCAGCCACACAGCCTATGACCCAG GCTGTGTTCTCTCAGTCCGAGGGGTTGGAAGGGGACGGCACTGAGACGCATTACACCTACTACCCTGCCACCATCGCTGATACTTCACCAGGCACTATGGTAACCAGCGTGGTGCAGGCATCTGATACGCATCTAAGTCAGAGCACTCCCACTG GGCAGTTGTATGTGATGATGTCCCCCCAGGAAGTGCTGACGGGAGCCAACCAGAGGTCCATTGCACCTCGCACACAACCTTACAACAC AAAATCAGAGGTCCCACGCACTTCTAGAGATGACAAAAGGCGAGCCCAGCACAACGAGG TTGAACGTAGACGCAGGGACAAGATCAACAACTGGATTGTCACGCTCTCAAAGACCATCCCAGACTGCAACATTGACCCTACCAAGTCAGGGCAG AGTAAAGGTGGGATCCTCTCCAAAGCCTGTGACTATATCCAGGAGCTTCGGCAGAACAACCTCAGACTAGGGGATGACCTAAGCACCCTGGAGAGGCTCAGAATGGACAACCAACTACTGAGGCAGGAG GTAGAAGACTGGAAATCCAAGAACCAGATTCTGAGGAACCAGATGCGACAGAATGGCATTGTTGGAGCAGCAACAGCAGACCCTCAGTGA
- the LOC139548577 gene encoding upstream stimulatory factor 1-like isoform X4, producing the protein MKEILFPVDTVKMKGQQKSPDPDESSHVIEEGAVATADDPSAAIATIQSAATFSSEHPIKYLFKTEGAGGQVTYRVIQVSDGQLEAQSDGATAVSVLTGFPAATQPMTQAVFSQSEGLEGDGTETHYTYYPATIADTSPGTMVTSVVQASDTHLSQSTPTGQLYVMMSPQEVLTGANQRSIAPRTQPYNTKSEVPRTSRDDKRRAQHNEVERRRRDKINNWIVTLSKTIPDCNIDPTKSGQSKGGILSKACDYIQELRQNNLRLGDDLSTLERLRMDNQLLRQEVEDWKSKNQILRNQMRQNGIVGAATADPQ; encoded by the exons ATGAAGGAGATTCTCTTTCCAGTTGACACTGTGAAAATGAAGGG TCAACAGAAAAGCCCAGACCCGGATGAAAGTTCACATGTCATTGAAGAAG GTGCAGTGGCTACAGCTGATGACCCATCAGCTGCCATCGCCACCATTCAGTCTGCCGCCACCTTCTCCTCAGAGCATCCCATAAAGTATCTATTCAAGACGGAGGGAGCTGGGGGGCAG GTGACATACAGAGTCATCCAGGTGTCTGATGGACAGTTGGAGGCTCAAAGTGATGGAGCCACAGCAGTCAGTGTGCTCACTGGATTTCCTGCAGCCACACAGCCTATGACCCAG GCTGTGTTCTCTCAGTCCGAGGGGTTGGAAGGGGACGGCACTGAGACGCATTACACCTACTACCCTGCCACCATCGCTGATACTTCACCAGGCACTATGGTAACCAGCGTGGTGCAGGCATCTGATACGCATCTAAGTCAGAGCACTCCCACTG GGCAGTTGTATGTGATGATGTCCCCCCAGGAAGTGCTGACGGGAGCCAACCAGAGGTCCATTGCACCTCGCACACAACCTTACAACAC AAAATCAGAGGTCCCACGCACTTCTAGAGATGACAAAAGGCGAGCCCAGCACAACGAGG TTGAACGTAGACGCAGGGACAAGATCAACAACTGGATTGTCACGCTCTCAAAGACCATCCCAGACTGCAACATTGACCCTACCAAGTCAGGGCAG AGTAAAGGTGGGATCCTCTCCAAAGCCTGTGACTATATCCAGGAGCTTCGGCAGAACAACCTCAGACTAGGGGATGACCTAAGCACCCTGGAGAGGCTCAGAATGGACAACCAACTACTGAGGCAGGAG GTAGAAGACTGGAAATCCAAGAACCAGATTCTGAGGAACCAGATGCGACAGAATGGCATTGTTGGAGCAGCAACAGCAGACCCTCAGTGA
- the LOC139548577 gene encoding upstream stimulatory factor 1-like isoform X5, which yields MKGQQKSPDPDESSHVIEEGAVATADDPSAAIATIQSAATFSSEHPIKYLFKTEGAGGQVGELYYPPAGQVTYRVIQVSDGQLEAQSDGATAVSVLTGFPAATQPMTQAVFSQSEGLEGDGTETHYTYYPATIADTSPGTMVTSVVQASDTHLSQSTPTGQLYVMMSPQEVLTGANQRSIAPRTQPYNTKSEVPRTSRDDKRRAQHNEVERRRRDKINNWIVTLSKTIPDCNIDPTKSGQVSISNESKGGILSKACDYIQELRQNNLRLGDDLSTLERLRMDNQLLRQEVEDWKSKNQILRNQMRQNGIVGAATADPQ from the exons ATGAAGGG TCAACAGAAAAGCCCAGACCCGGATGAAAGTTCACATGTCATTGAAGAAG GTGCAGTGGCTACAGCTGATGACCCATCAGCTGCCATCGCCACCATTCAGTCTGCCGCCACCTTCTCCTCAGAGCATCCCATAAAGTATCTATTCAAGACGGAGGGAGCTGGGGGGCAGGTAGGGGAGCTGTACTACCCTCCCGCTGGGCAG GTGACATACAGAGTCATCCAGGTGTCTGATGGACAGTTGGAGGCTCAAAGTGATGGAGCCACAGCAGTCAGTGTGCTCACTGGATTTCCTGCAGCCACACAGCCTATGACCCAG GCTGTGTTCTCTCAGTCCGAGGGGTTGGAAGGGGACGGCACTGAGACGCATTACACCTACTACCCTGCCACCATCGCTGATACTTCACCAGGCACTATGGTAACCAGCGTGGTGCAGGCATCTGATACGCATCTAAGTCAGAGCACTCCCACTG GGCAGTTGTATGTGATGATGTCCCCCCAGGAAGTGCTGACGGGAGCCAACCAGAGGTCCATTGCACCTCGCACACAACCTTACAACAC AAAATCAGAGGTCCCACGCACTTCTAGAGATGACAAAAGGCGAGCCCAGCACAACGAGG TTGAACGTAGACGCAGGGACAAGATCAACAACTGGATTGTCACGCTCTCAAAGACCATCCCAGACTGCAACATTGACCCTACCAAGTCAGGGCAGGTCAGTATCAGTAATGAG AGTAAAGGTGGGATCCTCTCCAAAGCCTGTGACTATATCCAGGAGCTTCGGCAGAACAACCTCAGACTAGGGGATGACCTAAGCACCCTGGAGAGGCTCAGAATGGACAACCAACTACTGAGGCAGGAG GTAGAAGACTGGAAATCCAAGAACCAGATTCTGAGGAACCAGATGCGACAGAATGGCATTGTTGGAGCAGCAACAGCAGACCCTCAGTGA
- the LOC139548577 gene encoding upstream stimulatory factor 1-like isoform X1 yields MKEILFPVDTVKMKGQQKSPDPDESSHVIEEGAVATADDPSAAIATIQSAATFSSEHPIKYLFKTEGAGGQVGELYYPPAGQVTYRVIQVSDGQLEAQSDGATAVSVLTGFPAATQPMTQAVFSQSEGLEGDGTETHYTYYPATIADTSPGTMVTSVVQASDTHLSQSTPTGQLYVMMSPQEVLTGANQRSIAPRTQPYNTKSEVPRTSRDDKRRAQHNEVERRRRDKINNWIVTLSKTIPDCNIDPTKSGQVSISNESKGGILSKACDYIQELRQNNLRLGDDLSTLERLRMDNQLLRQEVEDWKSKNQILRNQMRQNGIVGAATADPQ; encoded by the exons ATGAAGGAGATTCTCTTTCCAGTTGACACTGTGAAAATGAAGGG TCAACAGAAAAGCCCAGACCCGGATGAAAGTTCACATGTCATTGAAGAAG GTGCAGTGGCTACAGCTGATGACCCATCAGCTGCCATCGCCACCATTCAGTCTGCCGCCACCTTCTCCTCAGAGCATCCCATAAAGTATCTATTCAAGACGGAGGGAGCTGGGGGGCAGGTAGGGGAGCTGTACTACCCTCCCGCTGGGCAG GTGACATACAGAGTCATCCAGGTGTCTGATGGACAGTTGGAGGCTCAAAGTGATGGAGCCACAGCAGTCAGTGTGCTCACTGGATTTCCTGCAGCCACACAGCCTATGACCCAG GCTGTGTTCTCTCAGTCCGAGGGGTTGGAAGGGGACGGCACTGAGACGCATTACACCTACTACCCTGCCACCATCGCTGATACTTCACCAGGCACTATGGTAACCAGCGTGGTGCAGGCATCTGATACGCATCTAAGTCAGAGCACTCCCACTG GGCAGTTGTATGTGATGATGTCCCCCCAGGAAGTGCTGACGGGAGCCAACCAGAGGTCCATTGCACCTCGCACACAACCTTACAACAC AAAATCAGAGGTCCCACGCACTTCTAGAGATGACAAAAGGCGAGCCCAGCACAACGAGG TTGAACGTAGACGCAGGGACAAGATCAACAACTGGATTGTCACGCTCTCAAAGACCATCCCAGACTGCAACATTGACCCTACCAAGTCAGGGCAGGTCAGTATCAGTAATGAG AGTAAAGGTGGGATCCTCTCCAAAGCCTGTGACTATATCCAGGAGCTTCGGCAGAACAACCTCAGACTAGGGGATGACCTAAGCACCCTGGAGAGGCTCAGAATGGACAACCAACTACTGAGGCAGGAG GTAGAAGACTGGAAATCCAAGAACCAGATTCTGAGGAACCAGATGCGACAGAATGGCATTGTTGGAGCAGCAACAGCAGACCCTCAGTGA